Proteins co-encoded in one Metabacillus sp. KUDC1714 genomic window:
- a CDS encoding aspartate carbamoyltransferase catalytic subunit, translating into MKNLLTMNQLSNEEIHAILEDAEQYRLGKGWTPTNMVFVSNLFFEPSTRTRFSFEVAEKKLGLQVLNFTAEHSSVQKGETLYDTVKTLESIGANAVVIRHQEDHFFEDLIGKVSIPIINAGDGCGHHPTQSLLDLLTIKQEFGKFEGLTISIHGDIRHSRVARSNAEVLTRLGANVLFSGPSEWRDPLNTFGQYVGVNEAIAKSDVVMLLRIQHERHDEKSNAENYLQEYGLTKDREKQMKKGAIIMHPAPVNRDVEIVGDLIECDRSRIFKQMENGVFARMAVLKRALQQIEQNQEVNNNVIYS; encoded by the coding sequence ATGAAAAACCTTCTTACGATGAATCAGCTATCAAATGAAGAAATTCACGCGATTCTAGAAGATGCCGAGCAATACAGATTAGGAAAAGGGTGGACACCAACAAACATGGTGTTTGTCTCAAATCTTTTTTTTGAGCCTAGTACTAGAACGCGTTTCAGTTTTGAAGTCGCGGAAAAGAAATTAGGGCTTCAGGTGCTAAATTTTACTGCTGAACATTCAAGTGTTCAAAAAGGTGAAACCTTATATGATACAGTTAAAACGTTAGAATCTATCGGTGCAAATGCAGTTGTAATCAGACACCAAGAGGATCACTTTTTTGAGGATTTGATTGGTAAGGTATCGATTCCAATTATTAATGCTGGTGACGGATGTGGACACCATCCAACACAATCACTCCTAGACCTTTTAACGATTAAACAAGAATTTGGTAAATTCGAAGGGTTGACCATATCTATCCACGGGGACATTAGACATAGCCGGGTCGCACGTTCAAATGCTGAAGTATTAACAAGGCTTGGAGCAAACGTATTATTCTCTGGTCCTTCCGAGTGGCGTGACCCACTAAACACATTCGGACAATATGTAGGAGTAAATGAAGCAATTGCAAAATCAGATGTTGTCATGCTACTTCGAATTCAACATGAGAGACACGATGAAAAATCAAATGCAGAAAATTATTTACAAGAATATGGACTAACGAAAGATAGAGAAAAACAAATGAAAAAAGGTGCGATCATCATGCATCCTGCACCTGTTAATCGAGATGTTGAAATCGTTGGTGATCTTATTGAGTGTGATCGATCAAGAATCTTTAAGCAAATGGAAAATGGTGTTTTCGCAAGAATGGCTGTTTTAAAAAGAGCTTTACAACAAATTGAGCAAAATCAGGAGGTAAACAATAATGTTATTTATTCTTAA
- a CDS encoding dihydroorotase: protein MLFILKNGFILDELGELKKADVKVENGKITEIGENLLTEGYEVIPVDGQLVSTGFIDLHVHLREPGGEHKETIATGTKSAAKGGFTTIAPMPNTRPVPDTKKQMEWLQNRIKETAVVKVLPYASITTRQLGEELTNFSALKEAGAFAFTDDGVGVQSAAKMLEAMKQAAAIGATIVAHCEENTLINKGSVHEGEFSKKHGINGIPSVCESVHIARDILLAEAAGCHYHVCHISTKESVRVVRDAKRAGIKVTAEVTPHHLLLCEDDIPGLDPNYKMNPPLRGKADQEALIEGLLDGTIDFIATDHAPHAAEEKAEGMQLAPFGIVGLETAFPLLYTHLVKTKKFSLKQIVDFLTIKPAQAFGLSGGRLQVGEVADLTVIDLETEAKIDPKEFLSKGKNTPFIDWACKGWPTLTIVDGNIVWSIGGITV, encoded by the coding sequence ATGTTATTTATTCTTAAAAATGGTTTTATTTTAGATGAGCTTGGTGAGTTGAAAAAGGCAGATGTAAAAGTAGAAAACGGAAAGATTACAGAGATCGGAGAAAATCTTCTAACAGAAGGCTACGAAGTCATTCCTGTGGATGGACAGCTAGTATCAACTGGATTCATTGATTTACATGTCCATTTAAGAGAGCCTGGTGGAGAACATAAAGAAACAATCGCCACTGGAACAAAAAGCGCGGCAAAAGGTGGATTTACAACGATTGCACCAATGCCAAACACACGACCTGTTCCAGATACTAAGAAGCAAATGGAATGGTTACAAAATCGAATTAAAGAAACAGCGGTTGTAAAGGTGCTACCATATGCTTCAATTACAACAAGACAGCTTGGTGAGGAATTAACAAACTTCTCCGCACTAAAAGAAGCAGGTGCGTTCGCATTTACAGATGATGGTGTTGGTGTTCAATCAGCTGCAAAAATGCTAGAAGCGATGAAGCAAGCTGCAGCAATTGGCGCAACAATTGTTGCGCATTGTGAAGAAAATACCCTAATCAATAAAGGTTCAGTACATGAAGGTGAGTTTTCAAAGAAACATGGTATCAATGGAATACCTTCTGTATGTGAGTCTGTACATATCGCAAGAGACATTCTTCTTGCTGAAGCTGCAGGCTGTCATTACCATGTTTGTCATATTAGTACAAAGGAATCTGTTCGTGTGGTAAGAGACGCGAAACGTGCAGGAATTAAAGTAACAGCAGAAGTAACACCACATCATCTCCTATTGTGTGAAGATGATATTCCAGGATTAGATCCTAACTATAAAATGAATCCTCCTTTAAGAGGGAAAGCAGATCAGGAAGCATTGATTGAAGGCTTACTTGATGGAACAATTGATTTTATCGCAACAGATCATGCACCACATGCTGCAGAAGAAAAAGCCGAAGGGATGCAATTAGCCCCATTTGGGATTGTCGGTTTAGAAACTGCATTTCCGTTATTGTATACACATTTAGTAAAAACCAAGAAATTTTCGCTTAAACAAATCGTTGATTTCTTAACTATAAAACCTGCTCAAGCATTTGGATTATCTGGTGGAAGATTACAAGTAGGTGAGGTTGCAGATTTAACAGTGATTGATTTAGAAACAGAAGCAAAAATTGATCCAAAAGAATTTCTTTCAAAAGGAAAGAACACACCGTTTATTGACTGGGCTTGTAAAGGCTGGCCAACACTAACAATCGTAGATGGAAACATAGTTTGGAGTATAGGGGGCATCACAGTATGA
- a CDS encoding carbamoyl phosphate synthase small subunit: MKRQLILEDGTVFLGEAFGSNEEKFGEVVFNTGMTGYQEILSDPSYCWQIVTLTYPLIGNYGINRDDFETITPFINGFVVKEYCDFPSNWRSEYSIDEYFKMKNIPGIAGIDTRKLTRIIRMHGTLKGAICSADANPEEVINKLKGTEFPNNQVQVVSTKTAYPSPGRGPRIVLVDYGMKHGILREFNKRNCDIVVVPHSVTAEEVLQLKPDGIMLSNGPGDPKDVPEAIEMIKGIIGKVPFFGICLGHQLFALACGADTEKMKFGHRGSNHPVKELSTGKVDITSQNHSYTVKIDSIKDTELEITHVALNDGTVEGLKHKHAKAFSVQYHPEASPGPEDANGLFDQFLNLIEANKKEGVL, translated from the coding sequence ATGAAAAGACAATTAATTTTAGAAGATGGTACAGTATTTTTAGGTGAAGCATTTGGTAGTAATGAAGAAAAATTTGGAGAAGTCGTATTTAATACAGGTATGACAGGTTATCAAGAAATTCTTTCAGATCCTTCATACTGCTGGCAAATTGTAACATTAACTTATCCATTAATCGGGAACTACGGAATTAATCGAGATGATTTTGAAACAATCACTCCTTTTATTAATGGTTTTGTTGTAAAAGAATATTGTGATTTTCCTTCTAATTGGAGAAGTGAGTATTCAATCGATGAATATTTCAAAATGAAAAATATTCCTGGTATTGCAGGGATTGATACTCGTAAATTAACAAGAATTATTAGAATGCATGGAACGCTAAAAGGTGCCATTTGTTCGGCAGATGCAAATCCAGAGGAAGTTATAAATAAATTAAAAGGCACTGAATTTCCAAACAACCAAGTGCAAGTTGTATCAACGAAAACTGCCTATCCAAGTCCAGGTAGAGGTCCTCGTATTGTTTTAGTCGATTATGGGATGAAGCACGGCATTCTTAGAGAATTTAATAAACGAAATTGCGATATCGTTGTTGTTCCACATTCGGTAACGGCTGAGGAAGTTTTGCAGCTTAAACCAGATGGAATTATGCTTTCAAACGGCCCTGGGGATCCAAAGGATGTTCCAGAAGCAATTGAAATGATTAAAGGTATTATTGGGAAAGTTCCATTTTTTGGTATATGCTTAGGCCATCAACTATTTGCTTTAGCTTGTGGAGCTGATACAGAAAAAATGAAGTTTGGCCATCGTGGGTCAAACCATCCAGTTAAAGAACTTAGCACTGGTAAAGTTGACATCACATCCCAAAACCATAGCTATACAGTTAAAATAGATTCAATTAAAGATACAGAATTGGAAATTACACATGTAGCACTAAATGATGGAACTGTTGAGGGTCTAAAACATAAACATGCTAAAGCATTTTCAGTACAATACCATCCAGAGGCTTCACCAGGTCCAGAGGATGCGAACGGATTATTTGATCAATTTTTAAATCTGATTGAAGCTAATAAGAAAGAAGGGGTTCTATAA
- the carB gene encoding carbamoyl-phosphate synthase large subunit yields MPKRTDIKKILVIGSGPIVIGQAAEFDYAGTQACIALKEEGYEVVLVNSNPATIMTDTEIADKVYIEPLTVEFLSNIIRKERPDALVPTLGGQTGLNLAVELAESGVLKECDVEILGTKLSAIKQAEDRDLFRSLMNELNEPVPQSDIIHNLEEAFAFVKQIGYPVIVRPAYTLGGTGGGICENEEELIETVTSGLKNSPVTQCLLEKSIAGFKEIEYEVMRDSNDHAIVVCNMENFDPVGVHTGDSIVFAPSQTLSDREYQMLRNVSLKIIRALKIEGGCNVQLALDPDSFQYYIIEVNPRVSRSSALASKATGYPIAKLAAKIAVGLTLDEMENPVTGKTYACFEPALDYIVSKIPRWPFDKFESGNRHLGTQMKATGEVMAIGRTLEESFLKAVRSLESDVEYLRLKDAETFSDEIVEKRIRKAGDERLFYIAEALRRGVTKEQIHEWSKIDLFFLMKIEKIISFEKIIKENPYELTTLQKAKEMGFADAEIANLWNSNEREVYELRKQANIIPVYKMVDTCAAEFESATPYFYGTFEDENESIVTDRESVVVLGSGPIRIGQGVEFDYATVHSVWAIKEAGYEAIIVNNNPETVSTDFSISDKLYFEPLTVEDVMHIIDLEKPKGVVVQFGGQTAINLASELEARGVKILGTSLEDLDRAEDRDKFEQTLVSLGVPQPLGKTATSVEQAVKIASNIGYPVLVRPSYVLGGRAMEIVYQETELLHYMTNAVKINPQHPVLIDKYLTGKEIEVDAISDGNTVLIPGIMEHIERAGVHSGDSIAVYPPQSLSKEVKNNIIDYTIKLAKGLNIIGLLNIQFVLSKGEVYVLEVNPRSSRTVPFLSKITGVPMANLATKVILGAKLEKLGYETGLYPESEGVYVKAPVFSFAKLRNVDITLGPEMKSTGEVMGKDSTLEKALYKALVASGIQIKNHGSVLLTIADKDKEEGLEIAKRFHQIGYQILATSGTAEHLKSFNIPAKVVNKIGVEEPNLLDVIRKGEAQFVINTLTKGKQPARDGFKIRRESVENGIPCLTSLDTAVAILRVLESMTFSTDTMPKINKQLEVSLT; encoded by the coding sequence ATGCCAAAACGTACAGACATCAAAAAAATTCTTGTTATCGGTTCAGGCCCAATTGTAATTGGTCAAGCAGCAGAATTTGATTACGCAGGAACACAAGCATGTATCGCTCTTAAAGAAGAGGGTTATGAAGTTGTTCTAGTGAATTCAAATCCAGCAACAATAATGACTGATACGGAAATTGCAGATAAAGTTTATATTGAGCCCCTTACTGTTGAATTTTTAAGTAACATTATTCGCAAAGAGCGCCCAGATGCACTTGTCCCAACACTTGGTGGTCAAACAGGACTTAACCTTGCTGTTGAACTTGCTGAATCAGGTGTTTTAAAAGAATGTGATGTAGAGATTCTTGGAACTAAGCTTTCTGCTATCAAGCAAGCTGAGGACCGCGATCTATTCAGATCCTTAATGAATGAATTAAATGAACCAGTACCACAAAGTGATATTATTCACAATCTTGAAGAAGCTTTTGCATTTGTTAAGCAAATTGGCTATCCAGTAATCGTTAGACCAGCCTATACATTAGGGGGAACTGGCGGTGGAATCTGCGAAAATGAAGAGGAGTTAATTGAGACTGTAACTAGTGGATTAAAAAACAGTCCAGTTACACAATGTTTACTTGAGAAAAGTATTGCTGGCTTTAAAGAAATTGAATATGAAGTAATGCGCGATTCAAACGACCATGCGATTGTGGTTTGTAACATGGAAAACTTTGACCCTGTAGGCGTTCACACTGGTGATTCAATCGTTTTTGCGCCAAGTCAAACATTAAGTGACCGTGAATATCAAATGCTACGTAATGTTTCATTAAAAATCATTCGTGCGCTAAAAATTGAAGGTGGTTGTAATGTTCAGTTAGCATTAGATCCAGATAGCTTCCAATATTACATCATTGAGGTAAACCCACGTGTAAGTCGTTCATCTGCACTAGCATCGAAAGCAACAGGCTATCCAATTGCTAAGCTTGCTGCGAAAATTGCAGTAGGATTAACACTAGATGAAATGGAAAACCCTGTAACTGGAAAAACATATGCATGCTTCGAGCCAGCACTTGATTATATCGTATCAAAAATTCCGCGCTGGCCTTTTGATAAATTTGAGTCTGGAAACCGTCATTTAGGAACGCAAATGAAGGCAACTGGTGAAGTGATGGCAATCGGACGTACACTTGAAGAATCGTTTCTAAAAGCAGTTCGTTCATTAGAGTCTGATGTAGAGTACTTACGCTTAAAAGACGCGGAAACATTCTCAGATGAAATAGTTGAAAAACGGATTCGCAAAGCAGGTGATGAGCGACTATTTTATATCGCAGAAGCACTTAGAAGAGGTGTAACAAAAGAGCAAATACATGAGTGGAGTAAAATTGATTTGTTCTTCTTAATGAAAATAGAAAAAATCATCTCATTTGAGAAGATTATTAAAGAGAATCCTTATGAACTAACTACCTTACAAAAAGCAAAGGAAATGGGATTTGCAGATGCTGAAATCGCCAACCTTTGGAATTCAAATGAACGTGAAGTTTATGAGCTTCGTAAGCAAGCAAATATCATCCCTGTGTACAAAATGGTTGATACTTGTGCAGCTGAATTTGAATCTGCAACACCATATTTCTATGGTACGTTTGAAGATGAAAACGAATCAATCGTAACAGATAGAGAAAGTGTTGTTGTATTAGGCTCTGGTCCAATCCGAATTGGACAAGGTGTTGAGTTTGATTATGCAACTGTTCACTCGGTTTGGGCAATTAAGGAAGCTGGCTATGAAGCAATTATTGTAAACAACAATCCTGAAACAGTATCAACAGATTTTAGTATTTCGGATAAGCTATATTTTGAACCGTTAACTGTTGAAGATGTTATGCACATTATTGATTTAGAAAAACCAAAAGGTGTTGTCGTTCAATTCGGAGGACAAACAGCAATTAACTTAGCAAGTGAATTAGAGGCTAGAGGTGTTAAAATCCTAGGAACTTCGCTTGAAGATCTTGATCGTGCGGAAGATCGTGATAAATTTGAACAAACATTAGTGAGTTTAGGTGTCCCACAGCCACTTGGTAAAACAGCAACATCTGTTGAGCAGGCAGTTAAAATAGCAAGTAATATTGGCTATCCGGTATTAGTACGTCCATCCTATGTATTAGGTGGTCGAGCAATGGAGATTGTGTACCAAGAAACAGAACTTTTACATTACATGACTAATGCGGTAAAAATAAACCCACAACACCCAGTATTAATCGATAAATATTTAACAGGTAAAGAAATTGAGGTTGATGCAATCTCTGATGGAAATACAGTACTTATTCCAGGGATCATGGAACATATTGAACGTGCTGGTGTTCACTCTGGAGATTCAATTGCAGTATATCCACCACAATCTTTATCAAAAGAAGTAAAGAATAATATCATTGATTATACAATCAAACTTGCTAAGGGTTTAAATATCATTGGATTGTTAAACATTCAATTTGTCTTATCCAAGGGGGAGGTTTACGTACTAGAAGTAAATCCTCGTTCAAGCCGTACAGTACCATTCTTAAGTAAAATTACAGGTGTACCAATGGCTAACCTTGCAACAAAGGTAATCTTAGGTGCAAAACTTGAGAAATTAGGTTATGAAACAGGACTTTATCCTGAGAGTGAAGGCGTCTATGTTAAGGCACCTGTGTTCTCATTTGCAAAGCTTCGCAACGTAGATATTACGCTTGGACCTGAAATGAAATCAACTGGTGAGGTAATGGGGAAAGACAGCACTTTAGAAAAGGCTCTTTACAAAGCTTTAGTTGCATCAGGAATTCAAATTAAAAATCATGGCTCTGTTCTTCTAACAATTGCTGATAAAGATAAAGAAGAAGGCTTGGAGATTGCAAAGAGATTCCATCAAATCGGCTATCAAATTCTTGCAACAAGCGGAACAGCAGAACATTTAAAATCATTCAATATTCCTGCAAAAGTTGTTAATAAAATTGGCGTAGAAGAGCCAAATCTACTTGATGTAATCCGTAAAGGGGAAGCACAGTTTGTCATCAACACGCTAACCAAAGGCAAGCAGCCTGCAAGAGACGGCTTTAAAATTCGTCGTGAATCAGTTGAAAACGGTATTCCATGCTTAACATCATTAGATACAGCTGTAGCTATTTTACGTGTCCTTGAGTCAATGACATTCTCTACTGACACAATGCCTAAGATTAACAAACAGCTAGAGGTGAGCTTAACGTGA
- a CDS encoding dihydroorotate dehydrogenase electron transfer subunit has product MIKQELMVVTKQEKIAEHIFQLTLQGELVSEMGNPGQFVHLKVTEGSTPLLRRPISISEINLEKKQFTMIYRAEGAGTQLLSKKKTEDVVDVLGPLGNGFPIGEIEKGQTALLVGGGIGVPPLLELSRQLVAKGVNVQHVLGFQSKSAVFLEEEFTMLGKTIISTDDGTYGYQGFVTDAIKDHNIQFDTMFSCGPTPMLKALERLHGHKPLFLSLEERMGCGIGACFACVCHTGDDPTGTSYKKVCSDGPVFKAGEVVL; this is encoded by the coding sequence GTGATCAAACAAGAGCTGATGGTCGTTACTAAACAAGAGAAAATCGCAGAACATATTTTTCAGCTAACACTTCAAGGTGAACTTGTATCAGAAATGGGGAATCCTGGTCAATTTGTTCATCTAAAGGTAACAGAGGGGTCTACACCACTCTTAAGAAGACCAATCAGTATTTCTGAAATTAATCTAGAAAAAAAGCAATTCACTATGATATACAGAGCAGAAGGGGCTGGCACACAGCTCCTTTCTAAAAAGAAAACGGAAGATGTTGTTGATGTATTAGGTCCTTTAGGTAATGGATTTCCAATTGGCGAAATCGAAAAAGGTCAAACGGCCTTACTAGTAGGTGGCGGTATTGGTGTTCCACCTTTACTAGAATTATCGAGACAATTGGTTGCAAAAGGTGTAAATGTTCAACATGTATTAGGGTTTCAATCAAAATCTGCTGTCTTTCTTGAAGAAGAATTTACTATGCTCGGAAAAACGATAATCTCAACAGATGATGGTACTTACGGGTATCAAGGTTTTGTCACGGATGCGATTAAAGATCATAACATACAATTTGATACGATGTTTTCTTGTGGTCCAACACCAATGCTTAAAGCCCTTGAGAGGCTTCATGGACATAAACCGTTATTTTTGTCACTAGAGGAGAGAATGGGATGTGGCATTGGTGCATGTTTTGCATGTGTGTGTCACACGGGTGATGATCCAACTGGTACAAGCTATAAAAAGGTATGTAGTGATGGCCCTGTGTTTAAGGCCGGAGAGGTGGTTTTATAA
- a CDS encoding dihydroorotate dehydrogenase: protein MIMLQVNLPGLSLKNPIMPASGCFGFGREYSKLYDLSQLGSIMIKASTQEPRFGNPTPRVAETEAGMLNAIGLQNPGVEKVVSSELVWLEQYDVPIIANVAGSQIEDYVYVADKISQSKNVHALELNISCPNVKTGGIAFGTIPEIAAQLTRAVKEVSNVPVYVKLSPNVANIVDMAKAIEQAGADGLTMINTLIGMRLDIKTGKPVIANKTGGLSGPAIKPVAIRMIYEVSQAVNIPIIGMGGVQTVDDVIEFLYAGASAVAVGTANFVNPFVCPEIINQLPGRLKELGFEHVTECIGRSWK, encoded by the coding sequence ATAATCATGTTACAAGTTAACTTACCTGGGTTATCGCTTAAAAACCCGATTATGCCAGCATCCGGTTGCTTTGGCTTTGGACGTGAATATAGTAAGCTTTATGACTTAAGTCAACTTGGTTCGATAATGATTAAAGCAAGTACTCAAGAACCACGTTTTGGAAATCCAACACCACGTGTAGCTGAAACAGAAGCTGGTATGCTTAATGCAATTGGGCTTCAAAACCCAGGCGTAGAAAAAGTAGTCTCTAGTGAACTTGTCTGGCTTGAACAATATGATGTACCAATTATTGCAAATGTTGCTGGTTCGCAAATTGAAGACTATGTCTATGTTGCGGATAAGATTAGTCAGTCAAAAAATGTTCATGCGCTTGAATTAAATATCTCATGCCCTAATGTAAAAACTGGTGGAATTGCATTCGGAACGATACCGGAAATTGCTGCTCAATTAACAAGAGCAGTAAAAGAGGTTTCAAATGTACCTGTATATGTAAAGCTTTCACCCAATGTTGCGAACATCGTTGACATGGCAAAAGCTATTGAACAAGCAGGTGCCGATGGATTGACAATGATCAATACGTTAATAGGTATGAGGCTTGACATAAAAACAGGTAAACCTGTTATTGCGAATAAAACAGGTGGTTTATCAGGACCTGCAATTAAACCTGTTGCAATAAGGATGATCTATGAAGTAAGCCAAGCTGTAAACATTCCAATTATCGGAATGGGTGGCGTTCAAACGGTTGATGATGTAATCGAATTTTTATATGCGGGTGCAAGTGCAGTAGCAGTAGGGACAGCTAACTTTGTGAATCCGTTTGTATGCCCAGAAATTATCAATCAACTACCTGGCAGATTAAAAGAGCTAGGTTTTGAGCATGTAACGGAATGTATCGGAAGGAGCTGGAAGTAA
- the pyrF gene encoding orotidine-5'-phosphate decarboxylase, protein MERPLIIALDFKDHAEVDEFLNHFHDEKLFVKVGMELFYQEGPAIISHIKQRGHDIFLDLKLHDIPNTVKQAMRGLAKLDVDLVNVHAAGGKKMMEAAIEGLEAGTPAGKQRPACIAVTQLTSTSQAMVETELLINEKIDNVVLHYANMAKESGLDGVVCSTHEVVAINEKLSSSFMTVTPGIRMREDSADDQTRIATPDQARRLGSTAIVVGRSITKQQDPYKAYLKVKNSWEEIES, encoded by the coding sequence ATCGAAAGACCTCTAATTATTGCACTTGATTTCAAGGATCACGCAGAAGTAGATGAATTTTTGAATCATTTTCATGATGAAAAGCTTTTCGTAAAGGTAGGAATGGAGCTATTTTATCAAGAAGGCCCTGCGATTATTTCCCATATAAAGCAACGTGGACATGATATTTTCCTAGATTTAAAACTACATGATATTCCAAACACAGTAAAACAAGCGATGCGAGGTTTAGCTAAACTTGATGTTGATCTTGTGAATGTACATGCAGCAGGAGGGAAAAAAATGATGGAAGCAGCAATTGAAGGCTTAGAAGCTGGAACACCTGCAGGAAAACAGCGTCCAGCATGTATTGCTGTTACACAGCTAACAAGTACATCCCAAGCAATGGTTGAAACAGAATTGTTAATTAATGAAAAGATAGATAACGTTGTTCTTCATTATGCCAATATGGCTAAGGAGAGTGGCTTAGATGGTGTCGTTTGTTCAACACATGAGGTTGTAGCAATAAATGAAAAGCTCAGTTCGTCATTTATGACGGTTACACCTGGAATCCGTATGAGAGAGGATTCTGCTGATGATCAAACGAGAATCGCAACACCAGATCAAGCTCGTCGCCTAGGTTCTACAGCAATTGTCGTTGGAAGAAGTATTACAAAACAACAAGATCCATATAAAGCATATCTGAAAGTGAAAAATTCTTGGGAGGAAATAGAATCATGA
- the pyrE gene encoding orotate phosphoribosyltransferase yields the protein MKQSIAKHLLEIKAVYLQPNEPFTWSSGIKSPIYCDNRLTLSFPEIRTQIAEGLAGLIKDHFPGVEVIAGTATAGIPHAAWVSDKLNLPMCYVRSKAKGHGKGNQIEGQVSENQKVVVVEDLISTGGSAITAVEALRASGCEVLGIVSIFTYGLAVGEEKLNDANVAAKSLCDYDTLIEVAAKEGYVSEQELNKLKMWRENPSSEAWLEN from the coding sequence ATGAAACAATCAATTGCAAAACATCTATTAGAAATCAAGGCAGTCTATCTCCAACCAAATGAACCTTTTACATGGTCTAGTGGAATAAAATCACCTATTTATTGTGATAATCGCCTAACATTATCATTTCCAGAAATCCGCACACAAATTGCAGAAGGCCTTGCCGGCTTAATAAAAGATCATTTTCCAGGAGTAGAGGTAATTGCTGGAACTGCAACAGCTGGTATTCCACATGCTGCATGGGTAAGTGATAAATTAAACTTGCCAATGTGTTATGTGCGAAGTAAAGCAAAAGGACACGGTAAAGGTAATCAAATCGAAGGCCAAGTATCGGAAAACCAAAAGGTTGTTGTTGTTGAAGATCTTATCTCAACTGGAGGAAGTGCAATTACGGCTGTTGAGGCTCTTCGTGCGTCAGGTTGTGAAGTACTTGGGATCGTTTCGATTTTCACTTATGGTCTTGCAGTTGGAGAAGAAAAGCTTAATGATGCAAACGTAGCAGCAAAGTCATTATGTGATTATGATACATTAATTGAAGTTGCCGCTAAAGAAGGATATGTAAGTGAACAAGAGCTTAACAAGTTAAAAATGTGGAGAGAAAATCCCTCATCAGAAGCTTGGTTAGAAAATTAA
- a CDS encoding thioredoxin family protein → MNLNDWFFKGLTFEQYKNQMTVNKNELLSIYDRFILNEDDDVLLEKIQGKQLRVIVLTEDWCGDALVNNPILLKIAEASNMEVRFLLRDQNLELMDQYLTNGTSRAIPIFIFIDQNGDEQAVWGPRAQKIQNLVDLERRALPANDSPDFKDKQMEMYKKLRNSYLNDESIWETISYSIITLLKGKDLHHQ, encoded by the coding sequence ATGAATTTAAATGATTGGTTTTTTAAAGGGCTTACATTTGAACAATATAAAAATCAGATGACTGTAAATAAAAATGAGTTGCTTTCTATCTATGACCGTTTTATTTTAAATGAAGATGATGATGTCCTTTTAGAGAAGATTCAAGGGAAACAACTTAGAGTAATTGTTTTGACCGAAGACTGGTGTGGTGATGCACTTGTTAATAATCCTATTTTGTTAAAAATTGCAGAAGCTTCTAATATGGAGGTGCGATTTTTACTAAGAGATCAAAATCTTGAGCTAATGGATCAATATTTGACAAATGGTACTTCTCGTGCGATTCCAATCTTTATTTTTATTGATCAAAATGGAGATGAACAAGCTGTTTGGGGACCAAGAGCACAGAAGATACAAAACTTAGTTGATCTTGAAAGAAGGGCACTACCAGCAAACGATTCACCAGACTTCAAAGATAAGCAAATGGAGATGTATAAAAAGCTCCGGAATTCTTATCTAAATGATGAGTCAATCTGGGAAACGATTTCTTATAGTATTATTACACTACTTAAAGGTAAGGATCTTCATCATCAATAA